Within the Vicia villosa cultivar HV-30 ecotype Madison, WI unplaced genomic scaffold, Vvil1.0 ctg.000101F_1_1_1, whole genome shotgun sequence genome, the region tcagttaccgggtaaaaaggccccacattactaatagaacttgcaaagttctatgcttttaagttgtgttgttgcaggaactgaagatcaacacaagaagcaacaagatgaggaaaagtaattctttagagaatcaagttcttggattcatgaagcaagatgagtgctatgaagcttcaggatcagaagcaagaaggaagaatgttcagatattctgatgatagaatatgatctgaaacattatgtttatgtgttctgacacataccatatggctctgatacacaatatgtgttatgaaacatactctatgttctgactcattcatgctgacttttgtcgtttagttttgttctgtaacatttcaggatgtagagatgctctgatgatgctctggtacattcaacaatgttctgatacaatctagcatgaagtgatgaaagaagaaattcaagttctgaagctgtccgatggaagcagaagtcagaagctgtgaatgttctgaagatcaaagaaattcaagttctgaagcagtccgatggaagcaggaatcagaagctgtgaatgttctgaagatcaaagaaattcaagttctgaagctgtccgatggaagcaggaatcagaagctgtgaatgttctgaggatctaaagaaattcaatgttctgaagctgtcctatggaagcagaaattagaagtcatgaatgttctgaagatcaagcattgtgaacgtctctactgaaatactcagggaagtcttttatttataaaattcttctagtattaatttcagggggagattatttatctcagggggagattgttaatctcagggggagacacattcacatgcttatgctatagctgtgtaaattgtctttagccgtctgctctttctgatcgcaaattcatatcatttatatatgtttttgtcatcatcaaaaagggggagattgttagaacaagatttgttctgatcaatattcttagttttgatgataacaaggatatgaattttgtgtgagataatgtggtactctaatacattgcaatttccttttcaggaaatatataaagagtatgcacaaatcagcgctcagaagctttgactcagaaggttcagcatgcaacatcagaacatggtctggcaagacatcagaagatggtcgaagcagaatcagaacatgggtctatggaagcatcagaagaacttgagatcagaagcagaaacactgaagttctcatggtatcacgctcagaagcacttcaaggtcagaagacaagaagatgctttgcaccaagctgtttgactctgatgatattcaaacgttgtatacacaaacatcagatcagaagaaagtacaggtggcaggctacgctgattgacaaaaggaacgttggaagctattaaaggcaacgtcagtagacacagcgtgaacaaggctcgaggtagttgacaaaagcgtgaaacattaaatgcaatgctgtacggaatacgcaaagcattaaatgctcccaacggtcatcttctcaagtgcctataaatatgaagttcttatgagaagcaaggttaacaattctgaaagaacttactctgaaaaacttgctgaaacgctgttcaaatcaaagctctcaaacttcatcttcatcaaagctcactacattgttgttgtaatatattagtgagattaagcttaaacgttaagagaaatatcactgttgtgattatagcttttcagaagcatttgtaatactcttagaattgattacattaatttgtaagtaactagagtgatcaagtgttgatcaggatactctaggaagtcttagcttgtgtctaagcagttgtaattagagtgatcacgtggtggtcaggatactctaagaaagtcttagcttgtgtctaagcatttgttcctagagtgatcaggttgtgatcaggatactctagaagacttagtcgtgggctaagtggaaaaccattgtaatctgttgcgattagtggattaaatcctcaggtgaggtaaatcactccgtgggggtggactggagtagtttagttaacaatgaaccaggataaaaataactgtgcaatttgtttttatcgttcaagtttttaagactacacttattcaaaccccccctttctaagtgtttttctatccttcagactcttgctaaccgcaacatgttttgcgaaatacaaaacaaaaagtcagttctcccaccgtgttacaaccACGTTATTCAATAACTTCCAACTTCAACTTATAAATTAGAATCAACTTAGAAACATCTCTCATTCAACTTTAGATATATGTCAACTTAGAATACAACAACTTAAATAATAACGactatccccccgagtgctacgtatcagagccagaccCTCTTGACTTGTCATAGAGCAACATAAATACTTCATAAAATTACTTAGAACATCCACAGCTATTCTTAAGCACCCGCCCATTTcctatggtaggggaaatatcagcagaaagagtgagatatcttacaatataaaggaatgcatgataaataatataggagatatagatcatacataatttcaccacttttCATCACATAACATCTCACAACAATTTTCAACACAaataacttatcaatataatacaactttcaaaacgacaGCTATGTCATTGAACAATTaggacaacatattcaaattcacaattataatatcatcacgttgcaacaaacatctcatcatctcaacaatccaaacacaattcaaatgcaattcaaatgtgactcaacttatgcaaatgcatgttgtaccatttggagtaaaactcccaacttaaacattgcCACTTGGGCCATCGTCGTTTccattttcaggctaatagtcgttgccatctttcagACTAATAGTCGTTGTCATTTTCAGGCTAAAAGGCACTTATGCAATGGATGAGAaacaatgatgcacatccacaaaacaCAAATTTATAACAcatcacaacatcgtctaaacaTCATCatctcaatgccaaggttctatggcaataaccataTCATTACTATCATAGTAATACATTGCGTCTCAATCACGTCCTTATGTCGTATCATCATACCACATCAATTCacttcacaatacatcacaatacaacttatcaacattgaccatagggtctacaacaacaacaataaattccacatactagcaacaacgacaacaatttcATCATACTCATAACAACATCCACTAATTcatcatttattaacaacaacatcaacacattcatcacattaacaacaaacatcacattatACGAATCAAGTAACatcataacacgttatattcaacttcataatgaaaacatatttattgttaattcatcGCAAGACAACATTATTAACTCATCCCTATCAAGACGTACAAATAAttgcatatagcatacaacatcgtTATCAATTTATGCATATCAACACATACAAAAGTATAAGTCATATTTAATAATTCTTATAATGTCTATCAATCCATTCTTATAAGATAGGAGTCTATTTTAGCTTGtcataggttcaaacggtacTTAAAAAGGAGCTACAGATAAAAAGATATGTCATTTCAAAGTTCCAACATGTTTTGCACAGCAGGGTTCGCTTAGCAGACCAGTTTTATACAACAGGGTTCGCTTAGTGGCTAAAAACAGTAACTTTCAGTTTTCGCAACTCTGCTTAGCGAGCTCGCAAATTTTTCAAAATGTTCCCAGCATCCACTTAGCGAGCCAAgaccgcttagcggacgtgcgattatgcTGAAAATAGCAGAACAGACAGACCTGCACAATCCACTTCCACCACACCAAACCCTTCTCAAACAGCAATTAGAAGCATATAACAATACCAgctaacatcattcatcaacaaTTATCATTCAAAACATGATTTCAATCACAGTTTCATGAAAATCTATCACAAACCCTAACCATTCCAAAATTATGAACTTGAAAGATTAGAGACCATACATAATCACAACATCGTTCACTCATATAAACCTCTAACAATTCATCAAGTGCTCAGCAGCCAttcatcaatttcaacattcatcaacatcatcaacattGCAATTCTCTACATATTCATGGATTTCAATTATGAAGCCTAATCTCTACCATacacatcatcatgccaacccttagagagtaagaaccccacccttaccttagcaaaaacttcatcttctccaatggagtTCTCTCCCTTTATGCCCTAGCtttcctttcttctttctctactttttcttctttcaccaaaatgagttatgagactaaatctctaaaaccctaacctttacTATCTCacttctcactaatgggcttaatctATAATCCATCTATTGTGTCATATTTCTACCACCTAGGCCCAATACTAATAACTTCATTATATCAAATAAATCACAAACAcactataaataattaaatagtcacaTAACAtaaacgaatattattcccaataatattccacaactacaattgATCCATAACTTAAATAATACCAACTGACAATTGTATTTCTCTAACTAATCcgaccataacttaactgctcaaatcaacacattaatccaatcacgcctttagaataataccgataaatcccaacttcaactaattccaacgaataaatcattgatcaatttaattaaataattaattaaattcggggcgttacatcaCGCCCTAAAAATTAGGATTCTTCGTGAGAAATGATGGATAGACATGGGAAATTGTTGTGCAAAAAGTGGTCATGATGACGCGTGACGTAATTTTTAGAAAACGTGTAGTCGAAAATACAAGAAAGAATATGTCCAAGTTCTCCATCAACACAGTTTCGTCAAAATTGGCATTTTGGGGGTAATTTGTTGACAAGCAATTTTCAACTAAGTAAATGGGACCAAGTGGAGAGAGAGTATCTTTTATCTGAAGGTCCATTAATTACCTTATATGAGACAAGTGGGGCTTGTTGATGGAATTGATGAAACAATTCCCAAGGAGCTAGTCGGCTAAGATGCCAACTTGGGAATTTGGCTCGACTGTCGACAGCCATTGATAAAACGGAGGCAAGAGAAGTTTCCAACCTATGAGTCATAAAGCAGAACGTGGGGGAAGTTTGGGAAAAGTTTCACACGAAATCCCAACGTGGGATGCTAGTAACCGTCAACGGTTACCTTTATGTATTGTCTAGTTAAGCAAGTTGATGTATTCATTTTAGAGGGGGAAATTTATTACATTCAAAACATTACGCTCAAAGTATCTGCATCCAAGAGAGAAACGAGTTCACTGTTTAAAATGTATGTTTGCTTCCGACATTTTAATTCAAAGCAATTTCCAGTCTTTACAATTTAAAGCTTTCGTTTTGTTTATTTACCTTTTCTTTGCAATTGTCTTGTTCTTTTGCACTACTTTATATCATTCGGTCTTGGTCACCAAGTTCACATTAAACTCAACACTAAGTCTAAGATTATTGTAGCCGATACTGCAAGTAACCTTTAATAAGAGGCTAGAGATTGTTCGTGATAAACAAAATGGTAGTTGTCGTAGAAGAGTGATGTTCATTGTTGCTTCTTCTCCATTTGGGAAAAAGAAAGGTTGTTTCGAGTGTGTTTGTATGGATAAGGAAATTGTTGATGCATTGTTGTTGGTCGTTTTGCTAAGtcgggggtcagttctggcatGAAACCACCGGaggtcagttctggcatcaagtggtttcagccccttttttttttggtttatcaaaACCAGTTTAGTACGGTTCGGGGgccagttctggcatcaagtggcgcagttgtgggggatcgaaccgtagttCTCCTTACCAAGTTAGGgccaatcaccactagaccaactaacgattggtctaACGGAACTAATTTAAAAGATCAAAGTACAACAATTTTTAATTAACGAATCAAagcaaaatattaaattaagtcAAGCGACTTAATCACTCATTATACCTAATTTTTTTCCGACCGGTGTGCTAGGAATCCATATGGTTGCTTTAACAATTCCCTATTAATTTTACTAGTATTAAACTTTCGATGAATAAAAGAAAAGCCAAGTTTCATTTTCCTTTGTATATATACACCTTCACTCTATGCACTTTACGTATTAAAAACAAACCCACAAGAGTTGGATACTCacgcttcttcttcttttttttcatcgATATTTTCCAATCACacttttttttaacttttcttcTTCCTGGTACGCCCTTCTGGTGATGATAGCTTTCTATACCCGTGAACCACAAAGCCAAATATCTTCACCAACACTTGCTTTCCCTCACTATAGATATTTCAGATACCGTCGCTTAAACTACTAAAAACCACGCATCaatctttttaaattttacatCTTTACCCTTCCTGTAATCTCCATGCCAAACACCAAACACCAACGTAACGCTCCGGTGGAAACTCACCGGCGAGGCAAACTAACAGACAAATCATTGTCTTTTCACGGTCACACTTCACTCACGGCGGCTACGTTGGCCACTGCACAAATTCGAAGGCCGAAAACGATGCCGGAACTCGTATTAGATAGAAAGCGTGCAGCAATGACAACGACCACGCCGGAGATTTTCCCGAGACAGCCGTCCAAGTTGCTGCTTAAGGTTACCATGATGGGGAGCCTTGGTCCTGTCCAAGTGTTGATTACACCAGAATCAACCGTTGGAGATTTGATCGCGGCGGCGGTGTGCATATACGTTAAAGAAGGTCGCCGTCCAATCTTGCCGTCGAAGGAAGCTTCCTGCTTCAATCTCCATTACTCCCAGTTCAGCTTAGAAAGTAAGTCATGGCATAGTTTATACCGACACCTATAAAAAAACAACCcttatgtttaaattttttttttatcacacAGTTTAGTTTAGTCCGGTTCAAGGTCagtatcaaatattttatatcttTGTTAAAGACCTACaccaaaatatttataattaagtttaatttatttttcttttcaaactaTTACAAATATTGAATGGTTTTGTGGTGTTTGTGCttcataaattattaaaataaaaaatttgaaaattacgttaattataaatttgttttgtttgtgtAGGTTTGGATAGGAATGAGAAGCTGAGGGAAATTGGATCAAGAAATTTCTATATGTGTCCTAAGAAATTTGGAGAAGGTGAGAATAACGGTGGTGACGGTAGCTTAACGACGTCGTTTGGTTCGTGTTCAAGAGAAGCGGAAAAAGCGAGCAAAGGTTTTGGTTTGTTAAGGTGTATGGATTTCTTGCTGTAAAAATGGTTGGTTCAGAATGAATCACCACTTGTACATGTTGTTTCcaataatttgtttttatttttattttttgtctttgaaataaAACTGTGAATGAATTATGAATGGTTTGACCGGTTACTTGTAAAATAGGTCGGCTATGCTAGTTGTAGTAGATTTGTAGAGTGGAAATGGCAAAGTAGCGTCAATGTCTTGAATTGTTTTTTCTTcctctttatatattttctttcttttgcgtAGTTGTTTCATACTTTTCTTCAATGACAAGTAAGTTAGTTTTGGAAGTCTAGGATACATATACATCATTGATGTGGTATTTTCTGATGTGGTATTTTCCATGTTGAGGACTATTATTAATTATTGGTATACTTTATCAAGTTGATCTGATACTATTATTAATTATTGGTACACTTGATAAAGATGATCTGATTTTTGTGTGTGAATATAGAGGGCCTACCAAAAGAATTACATATGAGCATGCCTCGTAGAagagtattttcaaaatctttagcATTATGTACCTAACTTGGACAATTATCATACACAACTAATCTCCGTTCCTaagattttttattttctctGCACAATGATTaacttctttgtttgtttatatgttttattCACAATTCTCCAAAGGTGCTACCTAATTGACGAATTCTTCTAATCAGGTTTAGTCCTGGCTTAATAAGACATTTATTAATAGTTTCCATCACAAGTTTATTATCAACTTGAACAAGTAGGAATAGTAACAAGTAGGGTCAGATGCGGGTTTTACATTACTGAAACTCACACCCGAAATTACCACCCGAATTCAAACTCAAATTCAAAGGCTATTCGGGTAGCAAAATAACACACGCTCACACCTGTTGgattcaggatttttcatccaaACTCGcagcaaaacacataaaatacaacaacaacattgacattttccatcaattttcctacaatttatatatatttagggGCACTTATGTAATTTCAGGTCTGAGCGAGTGTGGTTTCGGGTTTCGGGTGCGAGTTTTACACTATCCAAACCCGCATctaaaatatcgggtggcacctgAATCCAGTCAACTCGAATTTTTACCCATTGACTCAGGTTgggtgggccccgcgggtttgggtctaCTTGTCATTCCTAACAACAAATCAACTGTATCCTTTGTCCCGAGCAATTTCTAGACCCACTAACACGTCCCTAAGCGCAGTTGTATGACTATTACACTTTCATATATGCTTGACATATCCTCATAACCAGTTACCCCGGTAGTCTTGAAACACTCCTCCGTCATCACCCCATCTAAGTGTATGAAGGTGTTTTTTGTCCTCGCTACCACCCCAGATAAATTCTTTTTGACATCTTTGAAGCTCCTTGAGATACGTTTTTGGAACAGTCGTATTCATCATAGTGTAAGTAGGCAATGCTTCACACACAGATTTTCCAAGTATCACTCTTCCTACAAAAGAAAGTTGACAATTTACTTTTGACCTTCTTAATCAAGTAGTAGTACTTAACTCTCGAGGTTTTTGATGTCAAAGGCACCCCCAAATAAGCCCTTAGATCAGTTGTTTCTTTGAAACCTGACCTATGAATAATTTGTCTTCTAATAATAATTGATGTATTACGAAAAAGCATAATGTTAGACTTTTCCTTGTTAATCCTTTGACTTGATATAGAGCAAAAAGTATGAAAATATACACAACACTTTGGATTTGATCCTCAGTTGCCTTGTCAAAAAGAACTAAGGGCTCGTTTGAAtcacttttgttttttagttttaaaaaattattttacaaattaGTTTTAAGAAGGTGTTTTTgggaagaaaataaaacaaaaatttgtttggcaataaaaaatttaaaaactgtTTTTAAAATTAGGAAATGAAAAAATTTGTTTAGTAATCTAGTTTTGAaaactattttgaaaaaaataagaaaagtgcTTATTTGGTAATTAaactttttatataatttattatattaaataataaaatataaaataccgatgatatattttgtgaaaatataaaaattaaggtaatatatacatatacataataATTTAAGTACGTTAATTATATTTGTAGTATaactaataattatattataagtacttatatttaaatatacaaTTATATTCATGAAAGTATATTAATTTAAGTACGTTAATTATATTTGtagtataattaataattataatataagtacttatatttaaatatacaaTTAAGATTATAATTTTACTGCagctcaataaaatattaaattatttcacatttttttaaaaacttacaaaaaaaagtattttcttaaataatataatatgttAAACAATATTTATGACTAAACTGaaagtaatataattgaaatGACTTTTAATATATTACAAATACTAGAATAAAtaagttaaaattaattatatattaaaatgaataaacatattatattttattaataattataatatttataaaaaaattgattgttaaaataaatttatataattattttgctACACAAGTGGAAAAAAAAATGAGGTGGGTGTAACACCAAACAACACTGCTAAAGTGGCGAGCTAGTGGTGAGAGAttgaagaaataaaacaaaataaaatgttcAATTAATTACCATATTGCCATTAatgaaaatattgaatttttcgtgtgttttaatcaattagaaagtaaaattgaaaacaaaaacatctttaaacGATTttagttttttagatttttaaaattgaaaaattgaaatTAGTTTCTAAAAACTGTTTTAAAAAACAAGTCAATCAAACaggtttttaaatttttaatttttgaaaatttaaaaacaatttttaaaaagtgTTTCAAACAGGCCCTAAATCATCTACAAAAATCAAATGTGAGATCTTAGGACCATTTTTTCATACTTTCGTACAATTCCACCTTTTTTCCTCCGAAACATCATTAATCATATGAAAGTTTATAAATACATAGGAAAAAAGATAAGGGGCCTCCTTGTCTTAAACCTTTATTGGAGTTGAAGTAATCTCTTTTTTCCCAATTCCAAAGCACTCTCATCTTCACAGAAGTAATAGCTTTTATAATAAGATTCAACTAGTCTGAGATGCATGCTTCATTTAGCACCTCGTTAATAAGCTTCCAAAATATAAGGTTTTCAATTCTTAGTGTAGTTTATCGTTTATTTAATTGATAGTGATTTATTAAGTAAGGTTGAATTTTGTTAGAATTGGTGCCTAATCGATCTTTAGTGGTGATTAAAATTTGAGAAACTGTTGAGTTTAAAATTTATTGAAATTGAATCATTGTATAAACACACCTCGTAAAGTATACAATTGAATCAATTGATTACCTTCGTGTATCATTATTAAACCATCTTAGCTATTTGTGAAGTGACTAAGTGTTAACGTGATAAAGTTGTAACAAAtatataattttcatattttcgCTCTAAACTTTCTGCGCGCATTTTTGAAAAACTTCTAATTGCGGGTGTtatcttctttcccttttctatttaatattttcaatttatttaactACTTTTTATATTtccattattattattcaaaCACTTTTAttgaaaatgtttttgaaatatgaaatgaaaataataagTTTTTAAACTACCATTTTTCAAACCCCCGCAATTTACCGTGTGgagttgtcgctaccgcgaaaatcaacagagtcgccactaacatatttatcctgaaaaggaagggaatgccagcaaaccacaaaacaaaacaacggtctcacgaccagagaaaaagggtaagggagtcggttacgcgagggaaaagtgttagcaccccacgcgcccatcgtactcgatggtatccacgcttgtgtctaaaactatgggtgtgtaacaaatctatgccTAAACTGAACTaatatgcatgcaaaatgtagggaaaagaaagagttatactcgcacgggccctaccccgctgcctacgtatctttttttgaggaatcagaggtaccgtagctcggctaactaatttctgtttgttttgtgttttttaggtgaacgagttacatttgcactccgctgctcgacctttggaga harbors:
- the LOC131624049 gene encoding uncharacterized protein At4g22758-like, coding for MPNTKHQRNAPVETHRRGKLTDKSLSFHGHTSLTAATLATAQIRRPKTMPELVLDRKRAAMTTTTPEIFPRQPSKLLLKVTMMGSLGPVQVLITPESTVGDLIAAAVCIYVKEGRRPILPSKEASCFNLHYSQFSLESLDRNEKLREIGSRNFYMCPKKFGEGENNGGDGSLTTSFGSCSREAEKASKGFGLLRCMDFLL